The sequence GATCTGCATGtagaaaacagaaagaaaacagaaaaattaaagaaataacatgtaaaaaaatccccaataaaacaaccaaaacgttaaaaaaaaataaaaaaaaaaaaaagaacaatcttctataatagagatataaagaaagagagagggagagagagatgatagaAATAACCTCTATAGCCGTGTGGAGAGACTTGTATTTCGGGGAGAGGAGGGGAGGATCTCGGCTTCTTGGAATGGCGAGCGATGGTTAGAGATATAGAACGGAGAAAAGGCATAAGTAGGGGTGCAAATCGGtcagttcggtccggtctggcctatttttttctttttttaaatcaattaataaaaaaaaattatttaaaatactaaactaaactaaatgacttattaatgtggattatgtaacaaactcaataacaaaatattttatacgattaatgataataaactagatgaaaattacatcattaatttatataattactatataattaactaattgatcttatatattagttaattcatagattattgacaagtgttaataacatatttaaaattttatattgttaatagtgatagcttagatgaagatatatataaaatattgttaatttatagaatattagcaatattaataacatatttaaaattttatattgttaattgtacaattattatataaatataacaaaagaaaaattggtttaaagattaaaaaaaattttgaacatCACAtcatattacaaataattttgaaatttaaacttcaaattgataataaattatattaaaactagtaacacaaataaatttgtaaaattatcaatttcaatattctgcaaaatttaattgaaaattgtgaaaaaattattctaaatatATAGTCATTTTTGTTTCGAGAATATGACAAttgttcatcaaattttaataagcaaatattaacaaattatattctaatatattagCATGGTCTTATTtaagaaacataaatatattataaaaatgattgtattatctgttataatatattttttttgcatcAAACTTGCTGCTTTTGTACTTATCTTCTTGTTGTTCATTCTGCTGGTTGCTGATCTGCTCTATTTCTACTGATCATTTGTTTGTTCTCATCTCTAGGTATGTTTTATTACTATCTATACAAATAGATGTCATTGTCTACAAATAGATGTCATTGTCAGcactgtataatatttatgcACTTATTTGTTTGAAGCATTTTCCAAATATGCGAAATTgtgattactaattaaaattAGTAAATACTTGTTGTATGtgtatttagatttttatttgtaaattgtttgatattatattacttgatttgattttaatattaagcATATATTGTTGATTGGATGATGTTTTCTTATGCTTTAATACGGATATTTGtattgttgtttattttttacaatattgtttCTATGTTTTGTATGTCTACATGTTTgacaaattattattctttttttttttttttttgtttctcaaatTGCTGAGACATTCACAACTCATCATAAGAATGCCAACTGGTAGGCTTAAGATGAAATGGAGGTTGGTTGGGATGAAATGAAGATGGAGAATGTGAACTTCTAAATTGTGTTGTGGATTTGAAATAATGCGTGTtcttaaatttagaaaaatgttgATTGTTTGTTACGGCTCAATTAATGTCGTAATACTATACTTTTATTGATGCATTTAATTGTTCAGTTTTAATGCAACGATCGACATTCCTGgttggattaatttttttacattgttgttttcttatcttcttttgAAAGATGGAGATTGGAGATGAATGATGAGAATTTGTTAAATGTGTATTGTGGATTTGGAAAAGTGCATGTGGTTAGATTTAGAATATTGATTGTTTGTTACAATTCAATTAATGTGGTTAGTTTggatgaaatgaagatagaagataaaaatttgtgatttgtgtgttGTGGATTTAGAACAGTTCATGTGTTTGGATTTAGAATGTTGAGTGTTTATTAGCTTCAATTAATATGGTAATATTGAACTTTTATTGATgcattaattgttaattttaacACAGTGATTAACATTCCTGATTAGAGAGAAATTTATGATGTCTGATCTGCATCAGCCATTTTATTACCTATCAAGTGAGAATTGCAGCAAAACTACTGGGTATGATaaagatgataattttttatgctaTAATTGCAAATAAGTAACAACTTTACAACTAAGGTAAATATTCATCCAGATATTTTGAAGTTAACAATTTCtacattataattataacataCTATTTACtaatataaaaaactaataatttatttattattcatagatcTCAATTCTATTTAGAGGCATTTGATGACAGTGCCTCAATCGTAATAGTTACCTTTGAACCTCCAGTAGAACGAATATTTGATTGTACAACAACAGATCTTGTACAACATGCATGGGAGGTTAGATTTGTACTTTTAAGcacatttaagaaaattattattttttatatatttttctcattacAAGAGGATCTTTCGTATATAGAgaatattgtaaataaaattcaagataAAGAGTAGATGATTGTTTTGGGCACATTTATGAATGAATTTGGAAAATTACACCAAAACAAACTTAACATATTATCTATTAATAATGTGCCTGAGacaatagaataattatttcaaaaattttcttccaGACTTCTATTAATTGTGATGTATAGCTACAAGAAATTAATGTGTAATTATAAAtgtgtttataaaaaattttatcttataattattaggtagctcttgctttatattttttttccatttttatctCTACTTTTATATCTGTTTTCCCTCAATGTCCGTATTATCATTTTGGCCCTAGgtgtatttgtttttcttttctatcctTGGccttgtaattttattttttcattttttacaattttattcatcttttctATCTTCTTATTTCTTGCCGagtctttattatattttctactgAGAGTTTTTTGGATctgtaataaaaaattgtatagCTATAAATGTGTTTGTAGAAATTTCTATATTTGTAGTCATAGATATTCTGcagatgatatatataattttttttataatcattgaaaaaatcttaaaatatagacaaaattattatatttcataattatatatattaatcaattttttattattacacatttttacaagaaatttttatttttaaaagtattttttatatttttacaacttgGCACACATGGAATGCACATGTATACCCTTTACtagtgtgtgtatgtgtgtgtgtatatatatatatatatattatacttatcgGTCCAGCTATCGGTAGCAGGACCTAGAAGGTTTCTTTTTCTAATCTCCCCGCGACCTCATCCTCATCCCTCACTCACTCTCAATCTCAGAAATCGTTTCCTCTTCTTCAGCGCTCGTCCCTGCCCTTGCCGCGGCAAACACTGCCCATCTTCGACGGTTCCTTCTCCTCCAGTCATCCACGGCGTCTCTCCTTCATCCCCATCGCGACCTCAAAGCTGTTTGCCAAAATGTCTCtcctctctcagtctctctctcttctcccaccCTGCCCCTGCGCCTCGCCGTCGGTTCCTTCTCCCCTCTCGGTTCCTTCTCGCCGTCGTTTCCTTCTCCCCTCTCGGTTCATTCTCGCCGTCGGTTCCTACTTCAGTCAACCCACGGTAATGTCCCCAGTCCCCTGAGATTGATTTCTGGTGGATGAGTTTTTTTATATGGGCTTGCTAATGACGAAGAAAACTTGTGGATGAgttatttgagatattaaaaaaaggCTCAAATTTGAGTGGTGATTTGAATGATGAGAGTTCAATAAAAGTTGGCATGTTACCTAAAAGagtataaatttcattttttggtaCGGAGGAAATGAGAGACTACCTAAACACTTGGTATTCTTCCATCTTCCATAGATGGCCATTTTTATCCTTTTCTATACTTTAAATGGCAAGGATTAACTTTTTTGATCAGTAAGATTAAAAATGGCAAGGATTAACTGTCAGTTGATCATTAGCGATGGAACTTGATAACAAGGTATTTGGGCTAGTTAACTCTGTAGCAGGGTGGTAGGATATATAAGGTAATTCATATAACTACAGGATAAGCATCTACTGCATTAGTGATTGAACTGGATTTTGATGCATAAAGTCAGAGATAATTGAAGATATCGGACAAGTTGGTTCAAAAAGTTAGTAATTGGTGTatatggaatgagaggaatggacATTGTTTCGAAGATAGATAACGTTTGTCGGGAGGGATTAGAGATTTTTTCTTCCATACATTGTTACTTTTGGCATCGGCTATTGTATTGGATGGGACCTGTTTTAATGATTTCTATGTTGCTTTTTCCAGttcttagcttgtaattaggtgttttgtCTTGTATACtctttgtgtacttgggctatgcctgattgtgtggattaataaatttcttttcacttataaaagaaaaatatagtaattGAAATTTTCTGTCCTAGTTTCTTATTTagttaaaattattgtaaaaaaattatactttgaATACTTTATTTGATGTTTCTTATAAGAACCtttgaattgtttttcataaaaagtgaCCTCGTAAAGTATGCCCTCACTACTGCTACTAGTTTACTGAGTTTAACGCTACTGTTACCACCCAGGCAATTTTGCAGCACTATGGTGCACCGGTTTTGCTAACCTCTAAAACAGTCTGCAGACTGACCCTTGCTGGATTTCCCAGATTTCAGGTACGTTTTCTGATAATCTCTGCATCAAATGTTGCCACTAATGGAGACCCTCAAGAAATTTCTGGTTTAAGGAAAAGGGGGGTCTTGCAAAGTTGCTTTTGCTTTTCACGGTAGGAAAATCAACCCTGATTAAATACACAAGATGTGAGACTTATAGGGAGAGATCCTTCACATAGTAATTTTAGAAGTATATGATtggtttttgagttttaaaGAGGTTCTCAAGAATTTGTTATAGAGTCTCTTAATGCACTCATAAAAAAAAGGCCAGTTAATGTAAAACTTCAGTCAAAATAAAAAGCTTCCAagctcttcttttttaaaaggatgaCCAGAAAGTTCCAATCCTCTATTCCATTATTGCTTGTATGCATATGGAGCTAAAACTCACATGCCTAGTTTTCTCCAGGATCATATTTTATGCTTTGGTGTGACTTAGAAATCGAGGTTTACCCTTCAGTAATAATGACTAAAATCTCGAGAGAAAGTCTGGTTTGTTGTATTCGGTGcgtaatttttgtgttttttgggGCGGCCAGGGGGTCTCATTAGGCCTGTGTGCTGCATAACCTTTTCCCTGccttataattaatatagagtaaatgattttttttatctctttacgtgccatcttttcttttctttttgcttgcTTTGTTGCTAAGAACTTAGATGCATGTCCCCATACTTCTCTTGTTGCTAACCTTTTATTCTTTTGTGGATGAAGGCAGATATTTCAAAGAGAAATGGCAATGAAATTCCTTACCTCGAAAACTTTAGACGGTAACTCCCTATTCTTTATTTCAACCTTTCCACATACCATCTCATTATATTGGGTAAGCTATCTGCATTTTGTGGTTCATTTGGTATTTGATAAAGGTTTAATGCCCCCTTCCCCATAGGCTTAGGAATGCCACtaagtaaacaaatataaaCTAGGTATAAAAGATTTTCATACACATTAGAAAACTAACTCAGAATCTCCTTAATAAAAAGTCATCAGTAGAACTGATTGAGAAACCGTAGTCGTTGTAGTTGTCAAAAGATGGTAGGACCACCTTAATTAAGAGCACTTTGTTCAATCTGCCTACTTACGTTTTATCCTTGTTACCATTACTAGCTGGTGTGGTGAATCGCATTGAGAAGCTCCAACGCATTTTCCTTTGGAGTGGATCAGGTGAAGagtttaggcctcgtttgttttcagaactcctcacaactcatctcatctaatcattacaactttcctaaattttcacacaaaataaaataaacaattcaactttttcaaataaaaaaaaaataataatattaaaaaaatatattctaacaatattttattcaacttttaactttaatctcaactcatctcgtctcatctgcgaaaacaaacgaggccttaaattTCACTTAGTCAAGTGGGACAAGGTATGTTCTCTGATTGCTGGTGGTGGGTTGGGTATCTGAAATTTAAGAGTGTTTAATCACGCTTTCTATGGGAAATGACTGTGATAACTATGAGAGGGAGGCCCCGTGGAAAATGGTGAGGAcacatttttagttttttataggATTGCACAAGACCAGGAGGCATCGGTGGCTGAGTTAGTGGAGATGTTGGTTGGTTCACTTCGATGGAATGTAAATTTCACCAGGATGGCCCATGATTGGGAATACTTTGGCTTTTCAGATTTCATTAGTTTATTGCATTCACGGCAATAAGAAATCAAAGAGTAGATAAGATGTGGTGGACTCCCTCTAGGAAAGGGAGATTTTCTATTTGATCTTTCTATAAGACTCATGAATCAAGATAACATTCCTTTTCCTTAGAGGAGCATTTGGAGGACGAATGCACTTTTAAAGGTTGAGGTATGGATAACTTCTTTGGGGAAGATCCTGACTATGGACAACGTAAGGAAGCACCGGATGATTGTTATTGGCTGGTATTGCATGTGCTGAAAAAGTGGTGAAACAGTGGATCACTTGCTACTCCATCATGAGGTTGCCTGAACACTATGGGATAAATTCTTTGGCAGTGTTGGGCTAGCTTGAGTTATGCCTGCGAGAGTAGTTGAGTTTCTGGCCAGCTAGAGAAGCCTTTACGGTATTCCACAAATTGTAgcaatttggaagatggtcttctatggtgcatttggaaggGAAGAAAGGGCTGGGACTTCGAAGATAGGGAACATTCGCTAGAGGGAGATTAAATCACTCCTTTTACATATGTTATTTCTTTGGGCAAAAGCTACTGATGTCAGGGGGattgattttcatgatttccttataTCTGTTTCTTTCTCTTAACTAGTCAGTTCCTCTTATATATttcctgtgtatttgggctatgcctattttttcTATTAGAATTACTAAAatcttatacttaaaaaaaaaagaaagaaagaacgacAATGAATTGCATTtacatttaataaaatgaaaaaaaatgctCTTTTAAAAATCTTGGAGGGTTAGAAAGGTACCACAGTTCATGGCTTGCCTGGTGACTTTTGCCTGGGTTATTCAAGGCCTTATATAATGCCATCAACTCATGCCCTACATCATTCTTTGCATGCCAAAAATCAGAAATCTCTTCAATATTTCAGTTTGTATTttcaacaatttaattttttttatcaactgaATTAGCGATTAGATTTAGTTAGCCAACAAACAACTGATTATGACTCATGCATAGAATGGCTGGTCAGGCAGTGACCGTAAAAGGTAATATATATACGTGTTTGCATGTGTGTCTACATATGGATATGGGGTTTTGGTGAAGGTCATTGGTGGTCCTAGGTTTGGACATTATGAGTGGATGAGAAGGGAAGGCATTGTGAGAGAAGTAatgtctctattttttttttttttgataagtaatgtCTCTAAAAAATGACACGAAACAAGTGGAAGAGGATGGAGAAGGTTAGTTCTATTGGTCGTGGGACTGAAGTTCGCTGCAAGAAAAGGAAGATAAGTTTTGTGAGCCTTCTAAACAAAGAACAATATTATCgtgaaattttactttttcctGATATTTTGAGCCTTAAGGTttatttgtacttataaaaaaaaaagagaaaaaaacaagcTTGGGTTTATTTGCAAGTTTATGTCTgtcctaaatattttttttaggagtTATGTTACTTACAAGCCAGTGTGTAAACACACAACTTACTGTGGGAACATgtcaatcataaaaaaaaattgaaagcacAAATATCTTTTATTCAATTTGATGTAGCAGGCTTCCACATCAATTGTGTTTAGTGTGTCAgtattgcaaatagaatttttcttttttaaatgttgGTCGGCTTCAACATAAGTATAGCCTATGGAGTATATTTGTTACTTTTTATCCTAAATCAGCTAAACTTAATAATGTCTGCTTTCTTTTTGCTatcagtaaataaaaataatgtctGCTTTCAACCAGATAATAATTCCATATTCTAGTTTTGGTGTTATTTTGGTAGTCTTTgcatgattttgattttcatatCCTTAAATGATACATCCTCATTTATTGCAGAATGTCCAACGAATTGGTTGCTTACTGAGGATATCAATGATGGAAAAAAACCATTTGTTTGGGTATCTTTGTTCTTGTGTGCACAAACCTTTTGGTTAACTAATGCTCAAGTGGCACATGCAAGTGAATATGGCAAACCAAACATGGTTTATGAGACTGGGGAGTTGTTTGAGTTGGGAATCCAGCTATCATATTTGCTGTTATTGTTAGGTTTCCTCGGGGTTGGGACCTTCTATGTGATTCGTCAAGTCCTTGTACGCAGAGAACTTGATCTTTCAGCTAAAGAATTGCAGGTAAGAGTTCGCAAATTTTCCGCCTTTACCTTTGATGGGATCCTTGCTTCAACATTGACTGATAATACTATGCAACCTCCCTAACCCATTTTAGAGCTTTAAGTGAAGACAcatttatttctgttttttacCTCTGTTTTGCTACAATAATGGACGTGGAAcagtattctttttttttttttttttacctcgaTGATTTCAGGAGCAGGTAAGAAGTGGTGATGCCAGTGCAACCGAGTATTTTGAACTAGGTGCTGTGATGCTGAGGAGGAAATTTTATCCAGCTGCTAATAAATATTTGCTTCAGGCAATTGAGAAATGGGATGGAGATGATCAAGATCTTGCCCAGGTAATATAATATCTTTTGTGTATAAGCAACAATTTTAATGAAAAGCACAACGGTGCAACCCAAATATACAGAAATTATACAAGAGACAACACTATACtaagaagaagagggaaaacAGAATTCAAGATAGTTATAATAGCTACAATACAAGTTTAAAGCATTACGTAGTTAACTCTAAATGTGGCTTTTGTAAATTGGAAACTTGTGTATTTTCTTATGATCGAAACTCTACATAatcttcaaatttattttacaagtaCGGTTATCTCTTGACTCAAAAGATTGTGTGCAATGTCTTCCGTTAGGAATTTTGGCTGTCTTGACTTGCTCTGACCAAATTAAGTCATGCAATGGAtcaaagatgaaattgaaaattgtacATCGCTGGGTATAGGATTGTATCAATTATAAATCACAAGCAGCTGTGCATACATATCCCATTCATTTAGGTGTGGGCTAATACTTGTAAGACTCTCTAGACTCCCGTCTTTTGCTAGGCTGTATTTGCTAGTGTAGTAACTAAACCTGTCATTTTCCCACTGTTTGCCTGCTTGTGAAATTGACATAGTGTTTTAGCTCTATCCCTACTTGTGAAACATGGCAAATTGAAACTTGGCTGATAATCATTTTTACTCAAATCAACTCAATAGGTTTACAATGCGCTCGGCGTCAGTTATATCCGTGATGGAAAATCCGACAAGGGAATCAATCAATTCGAGACAGCTGTGAGGCTTCAACCAGGCTATGTCACAGCTTGGAACAACCTTGGCGATGCCtatgagaagaagaaagacTACAAGTCCGCTCTCAAGGCATTTGAAGAAGTGCTTCTTTTTGACCCTAACAATAAGGTGGCACGACCCCGACGAGATGCTCTGAAGGAACGTGCTAAAATGTACAAAGGAGTCATCGTAAAATCGGAGGAGAGATGATTTCGGGCAGCTTGTATTAATGCTTGCTATGATCTATTTCTAACGAGGATATACATTTTTCCAGAACTTTGGATCGAAAGTGAGCAGATGTTCCATGGGTTGCCGTGGATTTTACTTATTAGAGGCCTGAAATAATCCCCAATTTGTTTTCTGTAACACCTAAGAAGAGTATCTATTTTTCATAGCACTTAAATAAGATTTTACGgatttttatgatgtttttGATATGAtgccattttatatttttgtttgattgtaatcgtcatcttatttttattttttattttatgatttataaaGCAGCctagtttgggtagtgaggtattcaggtattctcaaaatatttcactattattcaatactATTTATCTAGATTTTAGCCCGAAAATCCAGGTATACTCGGACCGGAGTTTCAAACCCGGAGTGGAACTCGAATGAAATAAAAATCTGGAATTTGGGTTggacttggtttttttttttttttgagttttgctatacACAAGTAAGTTTGCGTATCAATTTGTGTACTAATGTtgtctttatattctaaattcaaattagtactgttttcaataaaatttactttctgatcaatcatattgaatggataCGTGTATTAGTACATAGAATtgcttataattagattttttttttttcttttctcagcaTGCTTGAATGCAGCATGCTTCAAACTTCAGTTTGAATTTGCAGTAcatactgtaaaaataaataatgagaaaataacAGAGTATGAATGGTTTGCCTTGTGGGCAAGTTCTCAAGTAACCAAATTTTGGCTGAAAGTGGCATGAAATGGGCAACACAAGTTGCTTTGACGAAGGCCGAGGGTCAAACGTATTGATAATGCACCCAAGCCCCTATATATTCGGGAGCCATTTTAATGGGTTTTTAATTTTGGTGGTAGCTAACTTTTGGCCCAAAAAAATAATCGTCAATAGCCTATATGATATACCTTCGACCCAACTCAAACGGCTAAGGCCATCTTTGAAAATGAGCTTTTGCAAATCATTGAAGCATGTGCACTCAACCATGCTgataaaatacatgaaatattttattacccAAACGCAATCTTAATCCTTGGGTTTTTGTCTCAATGGTATATACTATCTGCGAACTTCCCCTGGTTGGAGATTTGAGTTTTAATAATTCTTCAAATCCAACGATCAACATTTATAGCTTATGATACGGAACTTATTCTGTTTTCACGACTAGTGCTATCGGGCGAAAATACATCATAGAAATGGGCTCCTCATCCTACAAATGCCAATTAAGATCAACATGAAAAAGTAAATCTTTAATggtaaattctattatttttcaaaagagtaCGAAACCTGCATATCCTAAGActatacctaacattactctcCGATTGCAAGGTCTTCTGATCAGTTGGTCAAAGGTTTGGCCATCAGTAGTCTCTGCATGAACTTGATATATATAGCTCATGGATTGCAACTAATTCCCCCATAACGCTGACCCCGGGAAGGAAGCATTGCCTTAGGTGAGTTACCACCTTTTGTTGGATGTGTTGATGGTGCTTTCGACTCTCCATAGAGGAGAGCtataacttttgtttttgtttttgtttaatgaatatttggatgattcaaaaaatttcataccataaattcttttttatcttaaaaacaTATCAACAGTAGGCTATCAAGTAAAGCAACAGAGCACAAAACATTACAACCATCCCCCCTGCCTCTAAGAAAGTTAACTTTATTAAATGtatttgaaaagagaaagaCTGAATTTCACTAAACCCATCACAACAAGAAACTGCAAGACGAATTTTTTCTTCAGTGAAAGTTACTCCAATATGGTGTGGCTCACTGACTTACCTAGGTATTCTGCCGACACCTGTCAATCCGCATCTGCAGTTTAAAACCTACAGATTCTGCCATAAATAATTTTCCCAATGCAATACTGATTTGGAAATTGTTGAAGTTTCATGTTGCTGAGGGTAAAATTAAGGGCTGATAAGCCCTCATTTGTATCATAGCCACTTTGTCCAACTGGTTGCTCTTTTAATACCAGATGAGAACCTGGGAAGGCTTAGCAGACTGTTAACCCTGGTAACACCTTCTAAGGCTGACCACTCCTCATCTTCTGCATTTGAAATGCACTCAGCTAGACTCCTCTTAGACTGACCCTGACACTTCGCAGAAAGCTTTTCTTCAGTTGGCTCAGAGACGGGCACAATCTCGTCGGAGCCACATACAGTACTTGAATGGTCGAGAACAGAACTTTTAGTATCATCGGCTTCCAATCTCCTAGCCTTTTCATCTGTTACTGCAACCATCTCTATTGCCTCTTGTGATGCCTTTGTCATGTCATTGTCTACTACAGCCTCACTGGCTGCAGGTACATACTCTAGAAAGAGGCACACAACAGCACAATCATCATTCTTTGAAGTGGGATATTTAAGTCTCCATGCTCGAAAAGCGCAGTCTACAAGAGCTCTGGCTGCTGTTGAGCGACCTGGAGCTGAAGCCACGATATCGACAGCTTCTTTATTTGAGAGGACATCCCAAACCTGCATCAATATCAAATAGATAATATGATGCTGACATAAGctttaaaaattgaagaaagaagaaaattttgcaCACATAGGCTTTCTCCAATTTACGACCTTAGTCTAAACAGAAAATTTACACTACAATTCCAACCAGGTCT comes from Juglans microcarpa x Juglans regia isolate MS1-56 chromosome 8S, Jm3101_v1.0, whole genome shotgun sequence and encodes:
- the LOC121244743 gene encoding tetratricopeptide repeat domain-containing protein PYG7, chloroplastic isoform X1, whose protein sequence is MSLLSQSLSLLPPCPCASPSVPSPLSVPSRRRFLLPSRFILAVGSYFSQPTAILQHYGAPVLLTSKTVCRLTLAGFPRFQIFQREMAMKFLTSKTLDECPTNWLLTEDINDGKKPFVWVSLFLCAQTFWLTNAQVAHASEYGKPNMVYETGELFELGIQLSYLLLLLGFLGVGTFYVIRQVLVRRELDLSAKELQEQVRSGDASATEYFELGAVMLRRKFYPAANKYLLQAIEKWDGDDQDLAQVYNALGVSYIRDGKSDKGINQFETAVRLQPGYVTAWNNLGDAYEKKKDYKSALKAFEEVLLFDPNNKVARPRRDALKERAKMYKGVIVKSEER
- the LOC121244743 gene encoding tetratricopeptide repeat domain-containing protein PYG7, chloroplastic isoform X2, whose amino-acid sequence is MAMKFLTSKTLDECPTNWLLTEDINDGKKPFVWVSLFLCAQTFWLTNAQVAHASEYGKPNMVYETGELFELGIQLSYLLLLLGFLGVGTFYVIRQVLVRRELDLSAKELQEQVRSGDASATEYFELGAVMLRRKFYPAANKYLLQAIEKWDGDDQDLAQVYNALGVSYIRDGKSDKGINQFETAVRLQPGYVTAWNNLGDAYEKKKDYKSALKAFEEVLLFDPNNKVARPRRDALKERAKMYKGVIVKSEER